A single genomic interval of Elusimicrobiota bacterium harbors:
- a CDS encoding extracellular solute-binding protein, producing MKIKIVKLLVLLTLFAGLTSGCTKKKAVLTLFTWTPQPEYLVNEELVKEFTKKYPKITVQIINDATARSMDKLQTMFAAGTPPDVMSIHGAYYPAFAAKGALYELDKFIAADPGFQLKDFYPGLIKSCTYNGKLYSLPRYTSVYVLFYNKDLFDTAKLQYPAENWTWAEYLSIAKKLTIDANGDKTVDQYGCMIDFWGSRVYPWIWQNNGELFTPDLKK from the coding sequence ATGAAAATAAAGATTGTTAAGTTATTGGTATTACTCACACTTTTTGCGGGATTAACTTCCGGGTGCACAAAAAAAAAGGCGGTATTAACATTATTCACATGGACACCGCAGCCTGAGTATTTAGTGAATGAAGAACTGGTGAAGGAGTTCACTAAAAAGTATCCCAAGATTACGGTACAGATAATCAATGACGCAACTGCGAGGTCAATGGATAAACTACAGACAATGTTCGCTGCGGGTACGCCGCCGGATGTTATGTCAATCCACGGAGCGTACTATCCAGCGTTCGCCGCTAAAGGTGCGTTGTATGAACTTGATAAATTTATCGCAGCTGATCCGGGATTTCAACTAAAAGATTTTTATCCTGGCCTCATTAAGTCGTGTACCTATAACGGTAAATTGTACTCATTACCGCGGTACACATCGGTGTACGTATTGTTCTACAACAAAGACTTGTTTGATACCGCAAAACTGCAATATCCTGCGGAGAACTGGACCTGGGCGGAGTATCTTAGTATTGCAAAAAAACTTACTATAGATGCTAACGGTGATAAAACAGTTGACCAGTACGGGTGTATGATTGACTTCTGGGGTTCACGTGTCTATCCCTGGATTTGGCAGAATAACGGCGAGTTGTTTACGCCGGACCTCAAAAAAA